A window from Brachyhypopomus gauderio isolate BG-103 chromosome 6, BGAUD_0.2, whole genome shotgun sequence encodes these proteins:
- the lsm12a gene encoding protein LSM12 homolog B: protein MAAPGPGEYFSIGSHVSCLTCLGQRLQGEVIAFDYQTKMLTLKCTPSSGKPNLSDVVLVNLAYVSEVDVINDRTGTPPPLASLNFNKLANRARAEKEDKLTQAYAVSAGVSVEGQLLFQTIHKTIKDCKWQEKSIVVMEEVVITPPYRVDDCRGKEGSALAHVRKIVEKHLRDVESQKSVQCAPVQHTQKDSALSA from the exons ATGGCGGCTCCTGGACCGGGGGAGTATTTTAGCATCGGGAGCCATGTCTCCTGCCTTACCTGCCTGGGGCAGCGCCTGCAAGGGGAGGTCATAGCTTTCGACTACCAGACCAAGATGCTGACTCTGA AGTGCACGCCGTCCAGTGGGAAGCCCAACCTCAGCGACGTGGTTCTAGTGAATTTAGCCTACGTATCGGAGGTGGACGTCATCAACGACCGCACTGGGACTCCTCCCCCGCTAGCATCTCTTAACTTCAACAAG CTCGCCAACAGAGCCCGGGCGGAGAAAGAGGACAAGCTGACCCAAGCCTACGCCGTCAGCGCCGGGGTCTCGGTGGAGGGCCAGCTGCTCTTCCAGACCATTCATAAAAC GATCAAAGACTGTAAGTGGCAGGAGAAGAGCAtcgtggtgatggaggaggtggtgatcACTCCGCCGTACCGGGTGGACGACTGCCGGGGCAAAGAGGGTAGCGCTCTAGCGCACGTTCGCAAAATA GTGGAGAAACACCTGCGCGACGTGGAGAGTCAGAAGTCCGTGCAGTGTGCGCCGGTGCAGCACACACAGAAGGACTCGGCGCTGTCGGCGTGA